One genomic segment of Pseudomonas chlororaphis subsp. aurantiaca includes these proteins:
- a CDS encoding GNAT family N-acetyltransferase: MTYSIRDAVHADLPAIRDIYNDAVLNTTAIWNEQAVDLGNRQAWFSARQAQGYPVLVAVDADDSVLGYASFGDWRPFDGFRHTVEHSVYVRNDQRGNGLGPRLMQALIERARTCDKHVMVAAIESGNAASIRLHERLGFVTTGQMPQVGTKFGRWLDLTFMQLTLDPGALPPTIHKE; encoded by the coding sequence ATGACGTATTCCATCCGCGATGCCGTGCATGCCGACCTGCCGGCGATCCGCGACATTTATAACGACGCCGTGCTCAACACCACGGCAATCTGGAACGAGCAGGCCGTGGACCTGGGCAATCGCCAGGCCTGGTTCAGTGCCCGCCAGGCCCAGGGTTATCCGGTCCTGGTGGCGGTCGACGCCGACGACAGCGTGCTCGGTTATGCCTCGTTCGGCGACTGGCGGCCCTTCGACGGTTTCCGCCATACCGTCGAGCACTCGGTCTATGTGCGCAACGACCAGCGCGGCAACGGCCTCGGCCCGCGCCTGATGCAAGCGCTGATCGAACGCGCCAGGACCTGCGACAAGCACGTGATGGTCGCGGCCATCGAAAGCGGCAACGCCGCCTCGATCCGCCTGCACGAACGCCTGGGCTTCGTCACCACCGGACAGATGCCGCAAGTGGGCACCAAGTTCGGGCGCTGGCTGGACCTGACGTTCATGCAGCTGACCCTCGATCCGGGGGCGCTGCCGCCCACTATCCACAAGGAGTGA
- the urtE gene encoding urea ABC transporter ATP-binding subunit UrtE: MLQVDKLHQYYGGSHILRGLSFEAKVGEVTCLLGRNGVGKTTLLKCLMGLLPAKEGAVNWEGQAITAYKPHQRVHAGIAYVPQGREIFGRLTVEENLLMGLSRFGAKEAREVPAFIYELFPVLLQMKQRRGGDLSGGQQQQLAIGRALASRPRLLILDEPTEGIQPSVIKEIGAVIKKLAARGDMAILLVEQFYDFAAELADQYLVMSRGEIVQQGRGENMEAEGVRGLVTI, encoded by the coding sequence ATGCTGCAAGTCGACAAGCTGCACCAGTACTACGGCGGTAGCCACATCCTGCGAGGCCTGAGCTTCGAGGCGAAAGTCGGCGAAGTCACCTGCCTGCTCGGGCGCAACGGGGTGGGCAAGACCACCCTGCTCAAATGCCTGATGGGCCTGCTGCCGGCCAAGGAAGGCGCGGTGAACTGGGAAGGCCAGGCCATCACCGCCTACAAGCCCCATCAGCGGGTGCACGCCGGCATCGCCTACGTGCCCCAGGGCCGGGAGATCTTCGGCCGCCTGACCGTGGAAGAAAACCTGTTGATGGGGCTTTCTCGTTTTGGCGCGAAGGAGGCCAGGGAAGTGCCGGCCTTTATCTACGAGCTGTTCCCGGTGCTGCTGCAAATGAAACAGCGGCGCGGCGGCGACCTGTCCGGCGGCCAGCAACAGCAGCTGGCCATCGGCCGCGCCCTGGCCAGCCGGCCACGGCTGTTGATCCTCGACGAGCCCACCGAGGGCATCCAGCCGTCGGTGATCAAGGAGATCGGCGCGGTGATCAAGAAACTCGCGGCACGCGGCGACATGGCGATCCTGCTGGTGGAACAGTTCTACGACTTCGCCGCCGAACTGGCCGATCAGTACCTGGTGATGTCCCGGGGCGAAATCGTCCAGCAGGGCCGCGGTGAAAATATGGAAGCCGAGGGTGTACGCGGACTGGTTACGATCTAA
- the ureA gene encoding urease subunit gamma produces the protein MDLTPREKDKLLIFTAGLVAERRLARGVKLNYPEAMAYISAALLEGARDGQTVAELMHYGTTLLTREQVLEGIPEMIPEIQVEATFPDGTKLVTVHQPIA, from the coding sequence ATGGACCTGACCCCACGCGAAAAAGACAAACTGCTGATCTTCACGGCCGGCCTGGTGGCCGAACGGCGCCTGGCCCGGGGTGTGAAGCTCAATTACCCGGAAGCCATGGCCTACATTTCCGCGGCGCTGCTCGAAGGCGCCCGCGACGGCCAGACCGTGGCCGAACTGATGCACTACGGCACCACCCTGCTGACCCGCGAACAAGTGCTGGAAGGCATCCCGGAGATGATTCCGGAAATCCAGGTGGAAGCGACCTTCCCCGACGGCACCAAGCTGGTCACCGTCCATCAACCGATCGCCTGA
- a CDS encoding sensor histidine kinase — protein MRLPDFIVQHVDRIVDEWEQFARSIAPETDSLTRLQLRDHAKSILLAAARDMRTAQTASEQAAKARGEGPEKTPSLDEAAASHGELRHNVGFDLVQMTSEFRHLRACVIRLWVASLESPQLAYFQDMIRFNEAIDEALAESTTAYAEQVNRSRDIFLAILGHDLRAPLQAVSMSTEMLARKVALDADALAYVSRIKSGTRHMAAMVGDLLEFVRSRLGSSLPIEPAPMDMASAIKAAMDEACAGQPDCTPALNFHGDSHGIWDRGRIEQMLQNLIGNALQHGNGNRTVTVTFTGGAEQVLLTIHNYGPPIPKDALSTLFDPLVRNANEALGSPSTSLGLGLFIVKEVVTAHQGSIDVSSNETDGTTFTVTLPRVSHNESL, from the coding sequence ATGCGTCTACCCGACTTCATCGTGCAACACGTTGATCGAATCGTTGATGAGTGGGAGCAATTCGCCCGATCCATCGCCCCCGAAACCGACTCCCTGACCCGCCTGCAATTGCGCGACCATGCCAAGTCCATCCTGCTGGCCGCCGCTCGCGACATGCGCACCGCCCAGACTGCCAGCGAACAGGCGGCCAAGGCCAGGGGCGAAGGCCCGGAAAAGACCCCAAGCCTCGACGAGGCCGCCGCCAGCCATGGCGAGTTGCGGCACAACGTGGGCTTCGACCTGGTGCAGATGACCTCGGAATTCCGCCACCTGCGCGCCTGCGTGATTCGCCTCTGGGTCGCCAGTCTGGAGTCGCCGCAACTGGCCTATTTCCAGGACATGATCCGTTTCAACGAAGCCATCGACGAGGCGTTGGCCGAATCCACCACGGCCTATGCCGAACAGGTCAACCGCTCGCGGGATATCTTCCTGGCGATTCTCGGCCACGACCTGCGCGCGCCCTTGCAGGCGGTGAGCATGTCCACCGAGATGCTGGCGCGCAAAGTCGCGCTGGATGCCGATGCGCTGGCCTATGTGTCACGGATCAAGAGTGGCACCAGGCACATGGCGGCGATGGTCGGCGATCTGCTGGAGTTCGTCCGCAGCCGCCTGGGCAGCAGCCTGCCCATCGAGCCCGCGCCCATGGACATGGCCAGTGCCATCAAGGCAGCCATGGACGAAGCCTGCGCCGGCCAGCCGGACTGCACGCCAGCGCTGAACTTCCATGGCGACAGCCATGGCATCTGGGATCGCGGGCGTATCGAACAGATGCTGCAGAACCTGATCGGCAATGCCCTGCAGCACGGCAACGGCAACCGCACCGTGACCGTCACCTTCACTGGCGGCGCCGAGCAGGTGCTGCTGACCATCCACAACTACGGCCCGCCGATTCCCAAGGACGCACTGAGCACCCTCTTCGATCCTCTGGTGCGTAACGCCAACGAAGCACTCGGCAGTCCTTCCACCAGCCTCGGCCTGGGCCTGTTCATCGTCAAGGAAGTGGTCACCGCCCACCAGGGCAGCATCGACGTCAGCTCCAACGAGACCGATGGCACCACCTTCACCGTGACCCTGCCGCGGGTGTCCCACAACGAATCGTTGTAG
- the urtC gene encoding urea ABC transporter permease subunit UrtC — translation MNQPLLVTATQKAGPKVSVAVGALILVVLLALPLLSLLAPDNPLHVSAYTLTLVGKILCYAIVALALDLVWGYAGLLSLGHGLFFALGGYAMGMYLMRQAAGDSLPAFMTFLSWTELPWYWSGTSSFLWALCLVVLAPGLLALVFGFFAFRSRIKGVYFSIMTQALTFAGMLLFFRNETGFGGNNGFTNFRTILGFGITEPGTRAVLFLATVLLLVASLYIGWRLARSKFGRVLTALRDAESRLMFCGYDPRGFKLFVWVLSAVLCGLAGALYVPQVGIINPSEMSPTNSIEAAVWVALGGRGTLIGPLLGAGVVNGMKSWFTVAFPEYWLFFLGALFIVVTLYLPKGVIGLLKKRGES, via the coding sequence ATGAACCAGCCTCTACTAGTAACCGCTACGCAAAAGGCCGGGCCCAAGGTTTCCGTCGCCGTCGGCGCGCTGATCCTGGTGGTGCTGCTGGCCCTGCCGCTGCTCTCGCTGCTGGCGCCGGACAACCCGCTGCACGTTTCGGCCTACACCCTGACCCTGGTGGGCAAGATCCTCTGCTACGCCATAGTCGCCCTGGCCCTGGACCTGGTCTGGGGGTATGCCGGGCTGCTGTCCCTGGGCCATGGCCTGTTCTTCGCCCTCGGCGGCTACGCCATGGGCATGTACCTGATGCGACAGGCCGCGGGGGACAGCCTGCCGGCATTCATGACCTTCCTTTCGTGGACCGAGTTGCCCTGGTACTGGAGCGGCACCAGCAGCTTCCTCTGGGCCCTGTGCCTGGTGGTACTGGCGCCGGGCTTGCTGGCGCTGGTGTTCGGCTTCTTCGCCTTCCGCTCGCGGATCAAGGGCGTGTATTTCTCGATCATGACCCAGGCCCTGACCTTCGCCGGCATGCTCCTGTTCTTTCGCAACGAGACCGGCTTTGGCGGCAACAACGGCTTCACCAACTTCCGCACCATCCTCGGCTTCGGCATCACCGAGCCTGGGACCCGCGCGGTGCTGTTCCTGGCCACCGTGCTGTTGCTGGTGGCCAGCCTGTATATCGGCTGGCGCCTGGCCCGGAGCAAGTTCGGCCGGGTGCTGACCGCGCTGCGCGATGCCGAGAGCCGCCTGATGTTCTGCGGCTACGACCCACGCGGCTTCAAGTTGTTCGTCTGGGTGTTGAGCGCGGTGCTCTGCGGCCTGGCTGGCGCCTTGTACGTGCCGCAGGTGGGCATCATCAACCCCAGCGAAATGTCGCCGACCAACTCCATCGAGGCCGCCGTGTGGGTCGCCCTGGGCGGTCGCGGCACACTGATCGGCCCACTGCTCGGCGCCGGCGTGGTCAACGGCATGAAGAGCTGGTTCACCGTGGCCTTCCCGGAGTACTGGCTGTTCTTCCTCGGCGCGCTGTTTATCGTCGTGACCCTGTACCTGCCCAAGGGCGTGATCGGCTTGCTGAAGAAAAGGGGCGAATCATGA
- a CDS encoding urease accessory protein UreD, whose amino-acid sequence MNLPAQTALFTPSWHAELELGYARFGDSTRPVQRRHKGPLRVQKHLYAEGPEVCQHIIVHPPGGIAGGDRLQIRASVERDAWAQLTSPGAAKWYRATGPAYQTLDLSVAAGATLEWLPQETIVFSAAQAELSTRIELQGDARLFYWDLVALGRPASDERFDLGHFQSHLDIRRDGQLLWHERQRIVGGDGLLDSPIGLDGQPVFATLLVTGEIDSPLLERCRALPHAVRGDLTQLPGLLVARCLASEALLARAWLIDLWRLLRPALLGREALPPRIWST is encoded by the coding sequence ATGAATCTGCCTGCCCAGACCGCCCTGTTCACCCCCAGCTGGCATGCCGAGCTGGAACTCGGCTACGCCCGCTTTGGCGACAGCACGCGCCCGGTGCAGCGCCGGCACAAGGGCCCGCTGCGGGTGCAGAAGCACCTGTACGCCGAAGGCCCCGAAGTCTGCCAGCACATCATCGTGCATCCGCCCGGCGGGATTGCCGGCGGCGACCGCCTGCAGATCCGCGCCAGCGTCGAGCGCGATGCCTGGGCGCAACTGACCAGCCCCGGCGCCGCCAAGTGGTATCGCGCCACCGGGCCGGCCTATCAGACCCTGGACTTGAGCGTCGCCGCCGGTGCCACCCTGGAATGGCTGCCCCAGGAAACCATCGTGTTCAGCGCCGCCCAGGCCGAGCTGAGCACCCGCATCGAACTGCAAGGCGACGCCCGGCTGTTCTACTGGGACCTGGTGGCCCTCGGTCGCCCTGCCAGCGACGAACGTTTCGACCTCGGGCATTTCCAGTCGCACCTGGACATCCGCCGCGATGGCCAGTTGCTCTGGCACGAACGCCAGCGCATTGTCGGCGGCGACGGTTTGCTCGACTCACCGATCGGCCTGGACGGCCAGCCGGTCTTCGCCACCTTGCTGGTCACCGGGGAGATCGACAGCCCGTTGCTGGAACGCTGCCGCGCACTGCCTCATGCCGTGCGCGGCGACCTGACGCAACTGCCCGGCCTGCTGGTGGCCCGCTGCCTGGCCAGCGAAGCGCTGCTGGCCCGTGCCTGGCTGATCGACCTGTGGCGCCTGTTGCGCCCCGCCCTGCTGGGCCGCGAGGCGCTGCCGCCGAGGATCTGGAGCACATGA
- a CDS encoding Hsp70 family protein: MKNASAARACGIDFGTSNSTVGWLRPGMETLIALEDDKITLPSVVFFNIEERRPVYGRLALHEYLEGYEGRLMRSLKSLLGSKLIKHDTSVLGTAMPFKDLLGLFIGQLKSRAEAAAGREFEEVVLGRPVFFVDDDAAADQEAQDTLVEVARKLGFKEVSFQYEPIAAAFDYESTIEREELVLIVDIGGGTSDFSLVRLSPERRGLDNRHEDILATGGVHIGGTDFDKQLSLAGLMPLFGYGSRMKSGAYMPTSTHMNLATWHTINSVYSQKSQLALGSMRYDIEDTGGIDRLFKLIEQRAGHWLAMEVEETKIQLTHADNRVVPLDRIEAGLSVDLNRALFESSIDSLLERIRGSVTQLLGDANVGVGQVDTVFFTGGSSGIPALRQSVADMLPNARHVEGNIFGSIGSGLAIEAKKRYG; this comes from the coding sequence ATGAAAAACGCATCTGCGGCCCGTGCCTGCGGTATCGACTTCGGCACGTCCAACTCCACGGTCGGCTGGCTGCGCCCCGGCATGGAAACGCTGATTGCACTGGAAGACGACAAGATCACCCTGCCGTCGGTGGTCTTCTTCAACATCGAAGAACGCCGTCCGGTGTATGGCCGCCTGGCGCTGCACGAGTACCTGGAAGGCTACGAAGGTCGGCTGATGCGCTCGCTGAAGAGCCTGCTGGGCTCCAAGCTGATCAAGCACGACACCAGCGTGCTGGGCACGGCGATGCCGTTCAAGGACCTGCTGGGCCTGTTCATCGGCCAGCTCAAGAGCCGCGCCGAAGCCGCCGCCGGCCGGGAGTTCGAGGAAGTGGTGCTGGGCCGCCCGGTGTTTTTCGTCGATGACGACGCCGCCGCCGACCAGGAGGCCCAGGACACCCTGGTGGAAGTGGCGCGCAAGCTGGGCTTCAAGGAAGTCTCCTTCCAGTACGAGCCGATTGCCGCGGCCTTCGACTACGAGTCGACCATCGAACGCGAAGAGCTGGTGCTGATCGTCGACATCGGCGGTGGTACTTCCGACTTCTCCCTGGTGCGCCTGTCGCCCGAGCGCCGTGGCCTGGACAACCGCCACGAGGACATCCTCGCCACCGGCGGCGTGCACATCGGCGGGACCGATTTCGACAAGCAGCTTTCACTGGCCGGCCTGATGCCGCTGTTCGGCTACGGCAGCCGGATGAAGAGCGGCGCCTACATGCCCACCAGCACCCACATGAACCTGGCGACCTGGCACACCATCAACTCGGTGTATTCGCAGAAGTCCCAACTGGCCCTGGGCAGCATGCGCTACGACATCGAAGACACCGGCGGCATCGACCGCCTGTTCAAGCTGATCGAGCAGCGTGCCGGACACTGGCTGGCCATGGAAGTGGAAGAGACCAAGATCCAGCTGACCCACGCCGATAACCGCGTGGTGCCTCTGGACCGCATCGAGGCCGGCCTGAGCGTGGACCTGAACCGGGCGCTGTTCGAGTCGTCCATCGACAGCCTTCTGGAACGCATCCGCGGCAGCGTCACGCAGCTGCTGGGCGATGCCAATGTCGGTGTCGGCCAGGTCGATACGGTGTTCTTCACCGGCGGCTCCAGCGGCATCCCGGCCCTGCGCCAGAGCGTCGCGGACATGCTGCCCAACGCACGCCACGTCGAAGGCAACATCTTCGGCAGCATCGGCAGCGGCCTGGCCATCGAAGCGAAGAAACGCTACGGCTAA
- a CDS encoding urease subunit beta has product MIPGQYQIQPGDIEINAGRRTLSLSVANSGDRPIQVGSHYHFFETNDALTFDRAASRGMRLNIPAGTAVRFEPGQTREVELVDLAGHRRVFGFAGRIMGDLD; this is encoded by the coding sequence ATGATTCCAGGCCAATACCAGATCCAGCCCGGCGACATCGAAATCAACGCCGGCCGCCGCACCCTCAGCCTGAGCGTCGCCAACAGCGGCGACCGGCCGATCCAGGTGGGCTCGCACTATCACTTTTTCGAAACCAACGACGCCCTGACCTTCGACCGCGCCGCCAGCCGAGGCATGCGCCTGAACATCCCGGCCGGCACCGCCGTGCGCTTCGAGCCGGGGCAGACCCGCGAGGTGGAACTGGTGGACCTGGCCGGGCATCGCCGGGTGTTCGGTTTTGCCGGGCGGATCATGGGCGACCTGGACTGA
- the urtD gene encoding urea ABC transporter ATP-binding protein UrtD, with amino-acid sequence MRITPTADFMLEPILEPNKDAGASRDAIGLGQAAGKGLNTRHGTILTLEDISVSFDGFKALNDLNLYIGVGELRCIIGPNGAGKTTLMDVITGKTRPTHGKAWFGETLDLTQMSEVQIAQAGIGRKFQKPTVFEALSVFENLELAQKTDKSVWASLRAKLSGEQKDRIDEVLETIRLTASVERQAGLLSHGQKQFLEIGMLLMQDPQLLLLDEPVAGMTDAETEFTAELFKRLAVKHSLMVVEHDMGFVGSIADHVTVLHQGSVLAEGSLEQVQENERVIEVYLGR; translated from the coding sequence ATGAGAATCACACCGACGGCCGACTTCATGCTCGAACCCATTCTGGAGCCCAACAAAGATGCCGGCGCCAGCCGCGACGCCATCGGCCTCGGCCAGGCCGCCGGCAAGGGCCTGAACACCCGCCACGGCACCATCCTGACCCTGGAAGACATCAGCGTCAGCTTCGACGGTTTCAAGGCGCTCAACGACCTCAACCTGTACATCGGCGTCGGCGAGCTGCGCTGCATCATCGGCCCCAATGGCGCGGGCAAGACCACTCTGATGGACGTGATCACCGGCAAGACCCGGCCCACCCACGGCAAGGCCTGGTTCGGCGAAACCCTGGACCTGACGCAGATGAGCGAGGTGCAGATCGCCCAGGCCGGCATCGGCCGCAAGTTCCAGAAACCCACGGTGTTCGAAGCCCTGAGCGTGTTCGAAAACCTGGAGCTGGCGCAGAAGACCGACAAGTCGGTCTGGGCCAGCCTGCGGGCGAAACTCTCCGGCGAGCAGAAAGACCGCATCGACGAAGTGCTGGAAACCATTCGCCTGACGGCCTCGGTGGAGCGCCAGGCCGGCCTGCTGTCCCACGGCCAGAAGCAGTTCCTGGAAATCGGCATGCTGCTGATGCAGGACCCGCAACTGCTGCTGCTCGACGAGCCGGTGGCGGGCATGACCGACGCCGAGACCGAGTTCACCGCCGAGCTGTTCAAGCGCCTGGCGGTCAAGCATTCGCTGATGGTGGTGGAGCACGACATGGGCTTCGTCGGCTCGATCGCCGACCACGTCACCGTGCTGCACCAGGGCAGCGTGCTGGCCGAAGGGTCGCTGGAACAGGTGCAGGAAAACGAACGGGTGATCGAGGTCTATCTCGGCCGCTGA
- a CDS encoding DnaJ C-terminal domain-containing protein — MDFKDYYKILGVEPTADDKAIKAAYRKLARKYHPDVSKEKDAEAKFKDASEAYEALKSADKRAEYDDLRRYGQHGQPFQGPPGWKGRADAGGFGDGGDFSDFFSSIFGNRGPGFGGGQSRSAGRRGQDVEMELPIFLEETLSAESKKVSFKVPQYNAAGQHVSNTSKSLNVKIPAGVADGERIRLKGQGAPGVGGGANGDLYLTIRFAPHPKFDIEGENLIITLPLAPWELALGTEVAVPTLTGKINLKVPAGSQNGQRMRAKGHGLLNKAGHRGYLFVQLKAVMPKASGDDVKALWQELAKKAAFNPREHF; from the coding sequence ATGGACTTCAAAGACTATTACAAGATTCTCGGGGTGGAGCCGACGGCGGACGACAAGGCGATCAAGGCCGCCTATCGCAAGCTGGCGCGCAAATACCACCCCGATGTCAGCAAGGAAAAAGACGCCGAAGCCAAGTTCAAGGATGCGTCGGAAGCCTATGAAGCGCTGAAAAGCGCGGACAAGCGGGCCGAATACGACGATCTGCGGCGTTATGGCCAGCACGGCCAGCCGTTCCAGGGCCCACCGGGCTGGAAAGGCCGCGCGGATGCGGGCGGCTTCGGTGATGGCGGGGATTTTTCGGACTTCTTCAGTTCGATCTTTGGCAACCGCGGGCCGGGTTTCGGCGGTGGACAATCGCGTAGCGCCGGGCGCAGGGGGCAAGACGTGGAAATGGAATTACCGATCTTCCTGGAAGAAACCCTGTCGGCCGAGTCGAAGAAAGTCAGCTTCAAGGTGCCGCAGTACAACGCCGCCGGCCAGCACGTCAGCAACACCAGCAAGAGCCTGAACGTGAAGATCCCGGCCGGTGTCGCCGACGGCGAGCGTATCCGCCTCAAGGGCCAGGGCGCGCCGGGTGTCGGCGGCGGGGCCAATGGCGACCTGTACCTGACCATTCGTTTCGCGCCCCATCCGAAGTTCGATATCGAGGGCGAGAATCTGATCATCACCTTGCCGCTGGCCCCCTGGGAGCTGGCGCTGGGGACCGAGGTCGCGGTGCCGACCCTGACCGGCAAGATCAACCTCAAGGTTCCGGCCGGCAGCCAGAACGGCCAGCGCATGCGCGCCAAGGGCCATGGCCTGCTGAACAAGGCCGGGCATCGCGGTTATCTGTTCGTGCAGCTCAAGGCAGTGATGCCCAAGGCTTCCGGCGACGACGTCAAGGCGTTGTGGCAGGAGCTGGCGAAGAAGGCCGCCTTCAACCCGCGGGAGCATTTCTGA
- a CDS encoding GNAT family N-acetyltransferase has translation MNAAQLRRVHAESFAHYRQGLIDLLFDAVGHGASVGFMADLDEEQARAYVNSIQASVADGSLLLWVVVQDERVLASVQLALCQKPNGLNRAEVQKLQVRHDARRRGLGQQLMHAVELAARQHKRGLLYLDTQAGSDAEAFYSALGYTRVGELPNYCQSPDGTYSPTAIYFKTLGQPI, from the coding sequence ATGAACGCCGCCCAACTGCGTCGAGTCCATGCGGAGAGCTTTGCCCACTATCGCCAGGGGTTGATTGATCTGTTGTTCGACGCCGTGGGCCACGGCGCCTCGGTGGGTTTCATGGCCGACCTCGACGAGGAACAGGCCCGCGCCTACGTCAATAGTATCCAGGCCAGCGTGGCCGACGGCAGCCTGTTGCTGTGGGTGGTGGTGCAGGACGAGCGGGTCCTGGCCAGCGTGCAACTGGCGCTGTGCCAGAAGCCCAACGGTCTCAATCGCGCCGAAGTGCAGAAGCTCCAGGTGCGCCACGACGCCCGCCGCCGTGGCCTGGGCCAGCAGTTGATGCACGCCGTGGAGCTCGCGGCGCGCCAGCACAAGCGTGGCCTGCTGTACCTGGACACCCAGGCCGGCTCGGACGCCGAAGCCTTCTACAGCGCCCTCGGCTACACCCGTGTCGGCGAACTGCCGAACTACTGCCAAAGCCCGGACGGCACCTACAGCCCGACCGCCATTTACTTCAAGACTCTGGGGCAACCCATATGA
- the ureC gene encoding urease subunit alpha: MKISRLAYADMFGPTVGDKVRLADTELWIEVEKDFTTYGEEVKFGGGKVIRDGMGQGQLLAAEVVDTLITNALIIDHWGIVKADVGLKDGRIAAIGKAGNPDIQPDVTIAVGASTEVIAGEGMILTAGGIDTHIHFICPQQIEEALMSGVTTMIGGGTGPATGTNATTCTSGPWHMARMLQAADSFPMNIGFTGKGNASLPEPLIEQVKAGAIGLKLHEDWGTTPASIDNCLSVADQYDVQVAIHTDTLNESGFVETTLGALKGRTIHTYHTEGAGGGHAPDIIKACGFPNVLPSSTNPTRPFTRNTIDEHLDMLMVCHHLDPSIAEDVAFAESRIRRETIAAEDILHDLGAFSMISSDSQAMGRVGEVITRTWQTADKMHRQRGPLPGDGAGNSNFRVKRYIAKYTINPAITHGISHEVGSIEIGKWADLVLWRPAFFGVKPTLILKGGAIAASLMGDANASIPTPQPVHYRPMFASYGGSRHATSLTFISQAALEAGVPQQLGLKKHIAVVKGCRDVQKTDLIHNDYLPDIEVDPQTYQVKADGVLLWCEPADVLPMAQRYFLF; encoded by the coding sequence ATGAAGATTTCCCGCCTAGCCTACGCCGACATGTTCGGCCCCACCGTCGGTGACAAGGTGCGCCTGGCCGATACCGAGCTGTGGATCGAAGTCGAGAAGGACTTCACCACCTACGGCGAAGAAGTGAAGTTCGGCGGTGGCAAGGTGATCCGCGACGGCATGGGCCAGGGCCAGTTGCTGGCGGCCGAAGTGGTCGACACCCTGATCACCAACGCACTGATCATCGATCACTGGGGCATCGTCAAGGCCGACGTCGGCCTCAAGGACGGGCGCATCGCCGCCATCGGCAAGGCCGGCAACCCGGATATCCAGCCCGACGTGACCATCGCCGTCGGCGCCAGCACCGAAGTGATCGCTGGCGAGGGCATGATCCTCACCGCCGGCGGCATCGACACCCATATCCACTTCATCTGCCCGCAGCAGATCGAAGAGGCGCTGATGAGCGGCGTCACCACCATGATCGGCGGCGGCACCGGGCCGGCCACCGGCACCAACGCCACCACCTGCACCTCGGGGCCCTGGCACATGGCGCGCATGCTCCAGGCGGCGGACTCGTTCCCGATGAACATCGGCTTCACCGGCAAGGGCAACGCCAGCCTGCCGGAGCCCTTGATCGAACAGGTCAAGGCCGGGGCCATCGGCCTCAAGCTCCACGAAGACTGGGGCACCACCCCGGCCAGCATCGACAACTGCCTGAGCGTCGCCGACCAGTACGACGTGCAGGTGGCGATCCATACCGACACCCTCAACGAGTCGGGCTTCGTCGAAACCACCCTCGGCGCGTTAAAGGGCCGCACCATCCACACCTATCACACCGAAGGCGCCGGCGGCGGCCACGCACCGGACATCATCAAGGCCTGTGGTTTCCCCAACGTGCTGCCGAGTTCGACCAACCCGACCCGGCCGTTCACCCGCAACACCATCGACGAGCATCTGGACATGTTGATGGTCTGCCACCACCTCGACCCGAGCATCGCCGAGGACGTGGCCTTCGCCGAAAGCCGCATCCGCCGCGAAACCATCGCCGCCGAAGACATCCTCCACGACCTGGGCGCCTTCTCGATGATCAGCTCCGACAGTCAGGCCATGGGCCGGGTCGGCGAGGTCATCACCCGCACCTGGCAGACCGCCGACAAGATGCACCGCCAGCGCGGCCCGCTGCCGGGCGACGGTGCCGGCAACAGCAACTTCCGGGTCAAGCGCTACATCGCCAAATACACCATCAACCCGGCGATCACCCACGGCATCAGTCACGAAGTGGGCTCCATCGAAATCGGCAAATGGGCCGACCTGGTGCTCTGGCGCCCGGCGTTCTTCGGGGTCAAGCCGACGCTGATCCTCAAGGGCGGGGCCATCGCCGCCAGCCTGATGGGCGACGCCAACGCCTCGATCCCGACCCCGCAGCCGGTGCATTACCGGCCGATGTTCGCCAGTTACGGCGGCAGCCGGCACGCCACCAGCCTGACCTTTATCAGCCAGGCTGCGCTGGAGGCCGGGGTACCGCAGCAACTGGGGCTGAAAAAGCACATCGCGGTGGTCAAGGGCTGCCGCGACGTGCAAAAGACCGACCTGATCCACAACGACTACCTGCCGGATATCGAGGTCGACCCGCAGACCTATCAGGTCAAGGCCGACGGCGTGCTGCTATGGTGCGAGCCGGCGGACGTGTTGCCGATGGCCCAGCGCTACTTTCTGTTCTAG
- a CDS encoding chaperone modulator CbpM has translation MSTLIVQLDMEEFCEVADLPAAYVIEIVEHGILDPHGSAPRDWRFTDYELAVAKRAAKLRRDLELEWEGVALALELLDEVRELRTENQMLKQRLGRLLSD, from the coding sequence ATGAGCACCCTGATCGTTCAGCTGGATATGGAAGAGTTCTGCGAGGTGGCCGATCTGCCGGCCGCCTATGTGATTGAAATCGTCGAGCACGGGATCCTCGATCCCCATGGCTCGGCGCCCCGCGACTGGCGTTTCACCGACTATGAACTGGCGGTCGCCAAGCGCGCCGCCAAGTTGCGGCGCGATCTGGAGCTGGAGTGGGAAGGCGTCGCCCTGGCGCTGGAACTGCTCGACGAAGTCCGCGAGTTGCGCACGGAAAACCAGATGCTCAAGCAGCGCCTGGGGCGCCTGCTCAGCGACTGA